From the genome of Sulfitobacter sp. DSM 110093, one region includes:
- a CDS encoding alpha-D-ribose 1-methylphosphonate 5-phosphate C-P-lyase PhnJ, whose amino-acid sequence MNDYNFAYLDEQTKRMIRRAILKGLAIPGYQVPFASREMPMPYGWGTGGVQVSAAVLTPEDTFKVIDQGADDTTNAVSIRRFFQKTAGVAVTEATTEASVIQTRHRIPEAALREDQVLVYQVPIPEPLRFLEPSEVETRKMHELEEYGLMHVKLYEDIAQHGAIATAYAYPVKVEGRYVMDPSPIPKFDNPKLEMAAIQLFGAGREQRIYALPPYTQVVSLDFEDYPFEASKADHPCGLCGAEDSYLDELIVDDAGGRLFMCSDTDYCAARQAAGHRGADAAPMLEGVA is encoded by the coding sequence ATGAACGACTACAACTTTGCCTATCTGGATGAGCAGACCAAACGGATGATCCGCCGCGCGATCCTGAAAGGGCTGGCGATCCCCGGCTATCAGGTGCCCTTCGCCAGCCGCGAAATGCCGATGCCCTACGGCTGGGGCACGGGCGGGGTGCAGGTGTCTGCCGCCGTGCTGACGCCCGAGGATACGTTCAAGGTGATCGACCAAGGAGCGGACGACACGACCAACGCCGTCTCGATCCGCCGTTTTTTTCAGAAGACGGCTGGCGTTGCGGTGACCGAAGCCACGACCGAGGCCAGCGTCATCCAAACCCGCCACCGCATCCCCGAAGCGGCGCTGCGCGAAGATCAGGTACTGGTCTATCAGGTGCCGATCCCCGAACCGCTGCGTTTTCTTGAACCTTCGGAGGTCGAGACCCGCAAAATGCACGAGCTGGAGGAATATGGGCTGATGCATGTGAAACTCTACGAGGACATCGCCCAACACGGCGCGATTGCCACGGCCTATGCCTATCCGGTCAAGGTCGAGGGGCGCTATGTGATGGACCCGTCGCCGATCCCCAAATTCGACAATCCGAAACTGGAAATGGCCGCGATTCAACTCTTTGGCGCAGGGCGCGAGCAGCGGATCTATGCGCTGCCGCCCTATACGCAGGTCGTGTCGCTGGATTTCGAGGATTACCCCTTTGAGGCGAGCAAAGCGGATCATCCTTGCGGGCTTTGCGGGGCCGAGGACAGCTATCTGGATGAGTTGATCGTCGATGACGCGGGCGGGCGTTTGTTCATGTGCTCCGACACCGATTATTGCGCGGCCCGTCAGGCTGCCGGGCATCGCGGCGCGGATGCGGCCCCTATGTTGGAGGGCGTAGCATGA
- the phnK gene encoding phosphonate C-P lyase system protein PhnK gives MTPLLQVENIAKFYGARIGCTDVSFDLYPGEVMGIVGESGSGKSTLLNTLAGHLTPDRGAVRFDTRTDGLRDTVTMSEPERRMLSRTDWAFVHQHARDGLRMNVSAGGNVGERLMAVGARHYGDIRASATDWLGRVEINKDRIDDRPSAFSGGMQQRLQIARNLVTGPRLVFMDEPTGGLDVSVQARLLDLLRGLVREMGLSAIIVTHDLAVVRLLADRLMVMKDGHVVETGLTDQVLDDPQHGYTQLLVSSVLQV, from the coding sequence ATGACCCCCTTGCTGCAAGTTGAAAACATCGCGAAATTCTATGGCGCGCGGATCGGCTGTACCGATGTCAGCTTTGATCTCTACCCCGGTGAGGTGATGGGCATCGTCGGCGAAAGCGGCTCCGGCAAATCCACGCTGCTGAACACGCTGGCCGGACATTTGACGCCGGATCGCGGGGCCGTGCGTTTCGACACCCGCACCGATGGACTGCGCGACACGGTAACGATGAGCGAGCCGGAACGCCGGATGCTGTCGCGCACCGATTGGGCCTTTGTGCACCAACACGCCCGCGACGGGCTGCGCATGAACGTCAGCGCAGGCGGCAATGTGGGCGAGCGGCTGATGGCCGTGGGCGCGCGACATTACGGCGACATCCGCGCCAGCGCCACCGATTGGCTGGGCCGGGTGGAGATCAACAAAGACCGGATCGACGACCGGCCTTCGGCCTTCTCAGGCGGGATGCAGCAGCGTTTGCAGATTGCCCGCAACCTCGTGACCGGACCACGGCTGGTGTTTATGGACGAACCCACCGGCGGGCTGGACGTAAGCGTGCAAGCACGGCTGTTGGACCTGCTGCGCGGCCTGGTGCGTGAGATGGGGCTGAGCGCCATTATCGTGACCCATGATCTGGCGGTGGTGCGGCTGCTGGCGGACCGGCTGATGGTGATGAAGGACGGCCATGTGGTGGAAACCGGGCTGACCGATCAGGTGTTGGACGACCCGCAGCATGGCTATACCCAGCTTTTGGTCTCTAGCGTGCTACAGGTTTGA
- the phnE gene encoding phosphonate ABC transporter, permease protein PhnE encodes MQQTTTAPQITADYLAHARQKRVMNMILLIVFVALLIGGFSTANARNAGGFWNGLPNVFDFPADVLSEAWERAHLLPGYFVKYLPSLIETVNIAGAATLIGALFAFFAALLATRGLAPAPWLVAPLRRLLDVLRAVPEIVVALVLIFLLGGGPVPAMIAIALHTVGALGKLFSEVNENASLKPVDGLASVGAGWLQRMILGVVPQVAPNYLSYTLLRFEVNIRASAILGFVGAGGIGYDLRNTMSWGQGKFDEAAAIFLLLFGTIIIVDQVSSYFRDRLTHGRAYKDKGAIL; translated from the coding sequence ATGCAACAGACCACCACTGCGCCGCAGATCACGGCCGATTACCTTGCCCATGCCCGACAAAAGCGGGTGATGAATATGATCCTGCTGATCGTTTTTGTGGCCCTGCTGATCGGCGGTTTCAGCACCGCCAATGCCCGCAACGCGGGCGGGTTCTGGAACGGGCTGCCCAATGTCTTTGACTTCCCCGCCGATGTGCTGAGCGAGGCATGGGAGCGCGCCCATCTGCTGCCCGGCTATTTCGTAAAATACCTCCCCTCTCTGATTGAGACCGTGAACATCGCCGGGGCCGCCACGCTGATCGGTGCGCTCTTTGCCTTCTTCGCCGCCCTGCTGGCCACACGTGGCCTTGCCCCCGCGCCATGGCTCGTCGCCCCCCTGCGCCGCCTGCTAGACGTGCTGCGCGCCGTGCCTGAAATTGTCGTCGCCCTCGTGTTGATCTTTCTGCTCGGCGGTGGCCCGGTGCCCGCGATGATCGCTATCGCGCTGCATACCGTGGGCGCGCTCGGCAAACTTTTCTCTGAGGTGAACGAAAACGCCTCTCTCAAACCCGTCGACGGGCTTGCCTCTGTCGGGGCGGGCTGGCTGCAACGCATGATTTTGGGCGTCGTGCCGCAGGTCGCGCCCAACTACCTCTCTTACACACTGCTGCGGTTCGAGGTGAACATCCGCGCATCGGCCATCCTCGGCTTCGTTGGCGCAGGCGGCATCGGCTATGACCTGCGCAACACGATGTCTTGGGGCCAAGGCAAATTCGACGAGGCGGCGGCGATTTTTCTGCTGCTCTTCGGCACCATCATCATCGTTGACCAAGTTTCAAGCTATTTCCGCGACCGGCTGACCCATGGCCGCGCCTATAAGGACAAGGGAGCCATCCTGTGA
- the phnF gene encoding phosphonate metabolism transcriptional regulator PhnF, which yields MARTAIWKTITATLTHDIATGKYAPGDRLPTEAQLAARFGVNRHTVRRAISDMNESGLTYSRRGAGVFVAQRPTDYPIGKRVRFHQNLAAAGRVPAKEILTLETRAASAHEAAQLGLEGEALVHVYEGLSLADEQPIAIFRSIFPAARFPNLLAALEASRSVTTALAQGGVADYTRASTRLTAKLANATQALHLRLTEGAPILRSAGINVDPEGVSVEYGVTWFAGDRVTLTLNPGD from the coding sequence ATGGCCCGAACTGCGATCTGGAAAACCATCACCGCCACGCTCACCCATGACATCGCCACGGGGAAATACGCCCCCGGTGATCGGCTCCCGACCGAGGCGCAATTGGCGGCGCGGTTTGGGGTGAACCGCCACACGGTGCGCCGCGCGATCAGCGACATGAATGAGAGCGGGCTGACCTATAGCCGCCGGGGCGCCGGGGTCTTTGTGGCGCAGCGGCCCACGGATTATCCGATCGGCAAGCGGGTGCGCTTTCACCAGAACCTCGCGGCGGCGGGGCGGGTGCCGGCCAAGGAGATTTTGACGTTAGAGACCCGCGCGGCTTCGGCCCATGAGGCCGCGCAGTTGGGGCTGGAAGGCGAGGCACTGGTGCATGTCTATGAAGGGCTGTCGCTGGCCGATGAGCAGCCCATCGCGATCTTTCGCAGCATCTTTCCCGCAGCGCGGTTTCCTAACCTGTTGGCGGCGCTTGAGGCCAGCCGTTCGGTCACCACGGCCTTGGCGCAGGGCGGGGTGGCGGATTACACCCGCGCCTCAACCCGACTGACGGCGAAACTGGCCAATGCGACGCAGGCGCTGCATCTGCGGCTGACCGAAGGCGCGCCGATCTTGCGCTCTGCCGGGATCAACGTGGACCCGGAGGGGGTGTCGGTGGAATATGGGGTGACATGGTTCGCCGGGGACCGCGTGACGCTGACGCTGAACCCCGGCGACTAG
- the phnH gene encoding phosphonate C-P lyase system protein PhnH: MQTLSLTGGFRDTPKDAAFAFRAVMNAMAKPGEINSVTGAEPPAGLSTAAGVVLLTLCDPETPLYLAPSLDRPELRDWITFHTGAPFAPASAAQFALGTWAELPQGDFPLGSAAYPDRSTTLIVEVDDLRAEGATLSGPGIKESAALSLPDRTAFQQNATLFPRGLDFIFTCGDRLAALPRSTKVS, encoded by the coding sequence ATGCAGACCCTATCGCTGACAGGCGGGTTTCGCGACACGCCCAAAGACGCCGCTTTTGCCTTTCGCGCGGTGATGAACGCCATGGCCAAACCGGGTGAGATCAACAGCGTGACCGGGGCCGAACCGCCTGCGGGCCTCTCCACTGCCGCCGGGGTCGTCCTGCTGACACTCTGCGACCCCGAAACGCCGCTCTACCTCGCCCCCAGCCTCGACCGGCCCGAGCTGCGCGACTGGATCACCTTCCACACCGGCGCGCCCTTCGCCCCGGCCAGCGCCGCGCAATTCGCCTTGGGCACTTGGGCAGAACTGCCGCAGGGCGACTTCCCGCTCGGCAGCGCCGCCTACCCTGACCGCTCCACCACCCTGATCGTCGAGGTGGATGACCTACGCGCCGAGGGCGCAACCCTCTCCGGCCCCGGCATCAAAGAAAGTGCTGCGCTGTCGCTGCCCGACCGCACGGCCTTCCAGCAAAATGCGACGCTCTTCCCGCGCGGATTGGATTTCATTTTCACCTGCGGCGACCGTCTGGCGGCGCTGCCCCGAAGCACAAAGGTGTCCTGA
- a CDS encoding alpha-D-ribose 1-methylphosphonate 5-triphosphate diphosphatase: MTKETILANAKLILPDAVMTGSVVLRDGVIADIAEGAAVPQGAIDCEGRYLAPGLVELHTDNLERHMKPRPKVDWPHRAAIIAHDRELAGTGITTVFDAIRVGSIVSDDGRKRYGKYARGMADEILMMRESGALAISHHIHLRAEICSETLVEELAEFGPEDKVGIVSLMDHTPGQRQFRDVQKFEDYVCGKNGLPREDFGDYVTFLHGLQERLGAKHEAAAVAAAAHYGAALASHDDTTAEQVATSHGHGVRLAEFPTTREAAEACHAQDIATIMGAPNLVRGGSHSGNVAAKELAEWDLLDILSSDYVPAALLLGAVQLGELWGDMARGLATVTRTPAHHVGLTDRGEIALGMRADLIDFEVMKDAPILRSVYAMGNRVA, translated from the coding sequence ATGACAAAAGAAACCATTCTCGCCAATGCGAAATTGATCCTGCCCGATGCGGTGATGACAGGCAGCGTGGTGCTGCGCGACGGGGTGATCGCGGATATCGCCGAAGGCGCCGCCGTGCCACAGGGGGCGATCGATTGCGAAGGCCGCTACCTCGCCCCCGGTCTGGTGGAACTGCATACCGACAACCTTGAACGCCACATGAAGCCGCGCCCCAAGGTCGACTGGCCGCACCGCGCGGCGATCATCGCCCATGACCGCGAGTTGGCGGGCACCGGGATCACCACGGTGTTCGACGCGATCCGGGTGGGGTCGATCGTGTCGGACGACGGGCGCAAACGCTATGGCAAATACGCCCGCGGAATGGCCGATGAAATCCTGATGATGCGCGAAAGTGGCGCGCTGGCGATCAGCCACCATATCCACCTGCGGGCCGAGATCTGTTCGGAAACGCTGGTAGAGGAACTGGCTGAATTTGGCCCCGAGGATAAGGTCGGCATCGTCAGCTTGATGGACCACACCCCCGGCCAGCGGCAATTCCGCGATGTGCAAAAATTCGAGGATTACGTCTGCGGCAAGAACGGTCTGCCGCGTGAGGATTTTGGCGATTACGTCACCTTTCTGCACGGGCTGCAAGAACGGCTGGGCGCGAAACATGAGGCGGCAGCGGTAGCAGCAGCCGCGCATTACGGCGCGGCACTAGCGAGCCATGATGACACCACGGCAGAACAGGTGGCCACCAGCCACGGCCACGGCGTGCGACTGGCCGAATTCCCCACCACCCGCGAAGCGGCAGAGGCCTGCCATGCCCAAGACATCGCCACGATCATGGGTGCGCCCAACCTCGTGCGCGGCGGATCGCATTCGGGCAATGTGGCGGCAAAGGAATTGGCCGAGTGGGATCTGCTGGACATCCTATCATCGGATTACGTGCCTGCCGCGCTGCTATTGGGTGCGGTGCAACTGGGTGAGCTTTGGGGTGATATGGCACGGGGACTGGCGACCGTCACCCGCACGCCCGCACATCACGTGGGGCTGACCGACCGGGGAGAGATTGCCCTTGGGATGCGGGCCGATCTGATCGATTTTGAGGTGATGAAAGACGCGCCGATCCTCCGTTCGGTCTATGCGATGGGCAATCGGGTGGCCTAA
- a CDS encoding DUF1045 domain-containing protein, translating into MKFDRYAIYYTPQGSLAEAGAAWLGWDVAHGQAVAHPEVAALDVASLTETPRKYGLHATIKPPFVLAEGTSADGLLAEFEALCAQLAPVTLDGLSLTPLGRFLALTPKGDTAALNAMAAEVVRGLDAFRAPPSEADLARRRQANLTLAQEANLNKWGYPYVLDAFRFHITLTSKLPKADLPQVTAALAPYITTHLPQPFVLSSLTLVGQAEDGMFHEVHRAALSG; encoded by the coding sequence ATGAAATTTGACCGCTACGCGATCTATTACACGCCGCAAGGCAGTCTGGCCGAAGCCGGAGCCGCTTGGCTGGGCTGGGATGTGGCGCACGGGCAGGCCGTGGCGCATCCCGAAGTGGCCGCGCTGGACGTGGCCTCCCTGACCGAAACACCGCGCAAATACGGGCTGCATGCGACGATCAAGCCGCCCTTTGTACTGGCCGAGGGCACATCGGCTGACGGGTTGCTGGCCGAGTTTGAGGCGCTTTGTGCGCAGCTTGCCCCCGTAACGCTGGACGGTCTCAGCCTGACCCCGCTGGGCCGCTTTCTGGCACTGACGCCCAAAGGGGACACCGCCGCGCTGAACGCTATGGCCGCCGAAGTGGTGCGCGGCCTCGACGCGTTCCGCGCGCCCCCTTCCGAAGCCGATCTGGCCCGCCGCCGCCAAGCCAACCTGACGCTTGCACAAGAGGCGAACCTCAACAAATGGGGCTATCCATACGTCTTGGACGCTTTCCGCTTCCACATTACCCTCACCAGCAAGCTGCCCAAAGCCGACCTGCCGCAGGTCACCGCGGCGCTTGCGCCCTATATCACGACGCATCTGCCGCAGCCCTTTGTGCTGAGCAGCCTGACGCTGGTAGGGCAAGCCGAAGACGGTATGTTCCACGAAGTTCACCGCGCCGCCCTCTCGGGATAG
- the phnE gene encoding phosphonate ABC transporter, permease protein PhnE, which produces MASLAAPVLILLYLTYVFFAFDVAGLGDRINVSNMKTLVADSYSYKTHVARDNRNGEMEIAIEGERKGRYAPGTAPDWVTLGETTLVELGNGHTVELGPEVRYDVPGYGLITATPGRSGVNATLPNGPLPEWINASKNRLAVTTEAGRLTITRNRAEVFRYFNGWELFFFTLDSPYHGMSPLELLRSGEYGAIWQDFWTNKMWRHGDVAWALVETILMAFLGTFGAAMIALPLGFLAAKNFSPLGGLRFAARRLFDFLRGVDGLIWTIVLSRAFGPGPLTGSLAILLTDTGTFGKIFSEALENVDDKQIEGIASTGAAPVQRYRFGVIPQITPVLLSQVLYYLESNTRSATIIGAITGGGIGLLLTQAIITQKDWEEVSYYIVLIILMVIAMDSFSGWLRRKLIAGNEAGH; this is translated from the coding sequence ATGGCAAGCCTCGCCGCGCCGGTGCTGATCCTTCTCTATCTCACCTACGTCTTCTTCGCCTTCGACGTGGCGGGGCTGGGCGATCGCATCAACGTGTCGAACATGAAGACACTGGTCGCCGACAGCTACAGCTACAAAACCCATGTCGCCCGCGACAACCGCAACGGCGAGATGGAGATCGCCATCGAAGGCGAGCGCAAGGGCCGCTATGCGCCGGGCACCGCCCCCGATTGGGTCACCTTGGGGGAGACGACGCTTGTCGAGCTTGGCAACGGCCATACCGTCGAACTGGGGCCGGAGGTGCGCTATGACGTGCCGGGCTACGGCCTGATCACCGCCACGCCGGGGCGCAGCGGCGTCAACGCCACCCTGCCCAACGGCCCCCTGCCCGAGTGGATCAACGCCTCGAAGAACCGCCTTGCCGTGACCACGGAGGCAGGCCGCCTGACGATCACCCGCAACAGGGCCGAGGTCTTCCGCTATTTCAACGGCTGGGAGCTGTTCTTCTTCACGCTCGACAGCCCCTATCACGGCATGTCTCCGCTGGAACTGCTGCGCAGCGGTGAATATGGCGCAATCTGGCAGGACTTCTGGACCAACAAAATGTGGCGTCATGGCGACGTGGCATGGGCGCTGGTCGAGACGATTCTCATGGCCTTCCTCGGCACCTTTGGCGCAGCGATGATTGCCCTACCGTTGGGGTTCCTCGCCGCCAAGAACTTCTCCCCCTTAGGCGGTCTGCGCTTTGCCGCGCGGCGGTTGTTCGACTTCCTGCGCGGGGTCGACGGGCTCATTTGGACCATCGTGCTTTCCCGTGCCTTTGGCCCCGGCCCACTGACCGGCTCGCTGGCGATCCTGCTGACCGATACCGGCACCTTCGGCAAAATTTTCTCCGAGGCGCTGGAGAATGTGGATGACAAACAGATCGAGGGCATCGCCTCTACCGGGGCAGCACCCGTGCAGCGCTACCGCTTTGGCGTGATCCCCCAGATCACCCCGGTCCTGCTGAGCCAAGTGCTCTACTATCTGGAGTCCAACACCCGCTCTGCCACAATCATCGGTGCGATCACCGGTGGCGGCATTGGCCTGCTGCTGACCCAAGCGATCATCACCCAGAAAGATTGGGAGGAAGTGAGCTATTACATCGTGCTCATCATCCTGATGGTTATCGCGATGGACAGCTTCTCGGGCTGGCTGCGCCGCAAGCTGATCGCGGGTAATGAGGCGGGCCATTGA
- a CDS encoding carbon-phosphorus lyase complex subunit PhnI, whose protein sequence is MYVAVKGGERAIDNAHAWLAEERRGDTNVPELSVAQIREQMALAVNRVMAEGSLYDPDLAALAIKQARGDLIEAVFLIRAYRTTLPRFGASRPMDTGTMACDRRVSATFKDAPGGQVLGPTFDYTHRLLDFKLAADGEVPPAPEAPEAEAPTDTPHIMEFLDREGLMQRDTDSQTLPHDLTREPLELPATRDLRLQALTRGDEGFVLGMAYSTQRGYARNHAFVAELRIGKVAVEMDIPELGFAIEIGEVELTECETVNQFTGSKTEPPQFTRGYGLVFGMSERKAISMALVDRALRWEELGEDNLGAPAQDAEFVLYHADNIQATGFLEHIKLPHYVDFQSELELIRKLRREATAAQDAPREAAE, encoded by the coding sequence ATGTATGTAGCGGTAAAAGGCGGCGAGCGGGCGATTGATAACGCCCACGCATGGCTCGCCGAAGAGCGGCGCGGCGACACAAACGTGCCGGAACTCAGCGTCGCGCAAATTCGCGAGCAGATGGCGCTGGCGGTGAACCGGGTGATGGCCGAAGGTTCGCTTTATGATCCCGACCTTGCTGCGTTGGCAATCAAACAGGCGCGGGGCGATCTGATCGAAGCGGTCTTCCTGATCCGCGCCTATCGCACCACCCTGCCGCGTTTCGGGGCCTCGCGCCCGATGGACACTGGCACCATGGCCTGCGACCGCCGCGTCTCGGCCACCTTTAAGGATGCGCCGGGCGGGCAGGTCTTGGGGCCGACCTTCGACTACACGCACCGCCTGCTGGATTTCAAACTGGCCGCCGATGGCGAGGTGCCCCCCGCCCCCGAAGCGCCAGAGGCCGAAGCGCCTACGGACACGCCGCACATCATGGAATTCCTCGACCGCGAAGGGCTGATGCAGCGCGACACGGACAGTCAGACTCTGCCGCACGATCTAACCCGCGAGCCGCTGGAACTGCCCGCCACCCGCGACCTGCGCCTGCAAGCGCTGACCCGCGGCGACGAAGGTTTCGTGCTCGGCATGGCCTACTCCACCCAGCGCGGCTATGCGCGCAACCACGCTTTCGTCGCGGAACTGCGCATCGGCAAAGTGGCGGTCGAGATGGACATCCCCGAACTGGGTTTCGCCATTGAAATCGGCGAGGTCGAGCTCACCGAATGCGAAACGGTCAACCAATTCACAGGCTCCAAAACCGAGCCGCCGCAGTTCACCCGTGGCTATGGGCTGGTCTTCGGCATGTCCGAGCGCAAGGCGATCTCCATGGCGCTGGTGGACCGGGCACTGCGTTGGGAGGAGTTGGGCGAAGACAACCTCGGCGCGCCTGCGCAGGACGCGGAATTCGTGCTCTATCACGCCGACAACATCCAAGCGACCGGGTTCTTGGAGCACATCAAACTGCCCCATTACGTCGATTTCCAATCCGAACTTGAACTGATCCGCAAGCTGCGCCGCGAGGCGACGGCGGCCCAAGACGCACCACGGGAGGCCGCGGAATGA
- the phnG gene encoding phosphonate C-P lyase system protein PhnG has translation MTVETKEKTSDRQAWMGLLARAEAADLAKLWARYGAVPAHDLLRAPEIGGVMLRGRMGAVGDAFNMGEMSVTRCSVRLANGPDGHAYVQGRSRDKALQAALTDALMQSDAADEVRAKLLDPLAEIEGQRRASRAAKAAATKVDFFTLVRGED, from the coding sequence ATGACGGTTGAAACCAAAGAGAAGACCAGCGATCGGCAGGCCTGGATGGGCCTGCTCGCGCGGGCCGAGGCCGCTGATCTGGCGAAGCTCTGGGCGCGCTACGGCGCGGTCCCCGCCCATGACCTGCTCCGCGCACCAGAGATCGGCGGCGTCATGCTGCGCGGTCGCATGGGGGCTGTGGGCGATGCCTTTAACATGGGTGAGATGTCGGTCACGCGCTGTTCGGTGCGGCTGGCGAATGGCCCCGACGGCCACGCCTATGTGCAGGGCCGCAGCCGCGACAAGGCGCTGCAAGCGGCCCTTACGGACGCGCTGATGCAAAGCGATGCGGCAGATGAGGTCCGCGCCAAACTACTCGACCCGCTGGCCGAGATCGAGGGCCAGCGCCGCGCCAGCCGTGCCGCCAAGGCCGCCGCCACCAAGGTCGACTTTTTCACCCTGGTCAGAGGAGAAGACTGA
- a CDS encoding chloramphenicol acetyltransferase, whose translation MARLKLDASFLHPDCEVTDTQFGRYVEIGRATRLAHSEIGDYSYCDRWCDIANTQVGKFSNIAASVRIGATDHPMDKASLHHFHYRAGDYFDGVEDDADWFALRRSRRTVIGHDTWLGHGAQVRPEVTIGHGAVVAGGAIVTRDVAPYMIVAGIPAKPLRRRFSESIAARMEELAWWDWPHDRLQASLKDFQTLPAEAFLDKYG comes from the coding sequence ATGGCGCGTCTCAAACTCGATGCGTCCTTCCTCCACCCGGACTGTGAAGTGACCGACACGCAGTTCGGGCGCTATGTCGAGATCGGGCGCGCCACCCGCCTCGCCCACTCAGAGATCGGGGATTACTCATACTGCGACCGCTGGTGCGACATCGCCAACACCCAAGTCGGTAAGTTCAGCAATATCGCCGCCAGCGTGCGCATCGGTGCCACGGATCACCCGATGGACAAGGCCAGCCTGCACCATTTCCACTACCGCGCCGGAGACTACTTTGACGGGGTCGAGGATGACGCCGATTGGTTTGCCCTGCGCCGTAGCCGCCGCACGGTGATCGGCCATGACACATGGCTGGGCCACGGCGCGCAGGTCCGGCCCGAAGTGACCATCGGGCACGGCGCGGTGGTGGCGGGCGGGGCCATCGTCACCCGCGATGTCGCCCCCTATATGATCGTCGCCGGCATTCCGGCCAAACCGCTGCGCCGCCGCTTTTCCGAAAGCATCGCCGCGCGGATGGAGGAATTGGCGTGGTGGGATTGGCCCCATGACCGGCTGCAAGCATCGCTCAAGGATTTCCAGACCCTGCCCGCCGAAGCGTTTTTGGACAAATACGGCTAG
- the phnN gene encoding phosphonate metabolism protein/1,5-bisphosphokinase (PRPP-forming) PhnN, producing MTGRFIAVVGPSGVGKDSVMEGLAETLPDLFLARRAITRSGAAGGEDFDGISEEEFLRLEADGAFALSWAAHGLHYGIPIAVEMALAEGRDVLANLSRGVLTEAKLRFARFEVLSLTASPDVLAARLRGRGRETEDEITARLARAEHALPGHIAAHEVDNSGPLKQTVAQAVAALYPERAAR from the coding sequence ATGACCGGGCGTTTTATCGCGGTCGTCGGCCCCTCCGGCGTGGGCAAAGACAGTGTAATGGAAGGACTGGCCGAAACCCTGCCCGATCTCTTCCTCGCCCGCCGCGCCATTACACGGTCCGGCGCGGCGGGAGGCGAAGACTTTGACGGGATCAGCGAGGAGGAGTTTCTGCGGCTCGAAGCGGATGGCGCCTTTGCCCTGAGTTGGGCCGCGCATGGGCTGCATTATGGCATTCCCATCGCGGTTGAAATGGCGCTGGCAGAGGGGCGCGATGTGCTCGCCAACCTCTCACGCGGGGTGCTGACCGAGGCCAAACTGCGGTTTGCGCGGTTCGAGGTGCTGTCGCTCACCGCTTCGCCCGACGTGTTGGCCGCACGGCTGCGGGGCCGTGGGCGCGAGACGGAGGACGAGATCACCGCCCGGTTGGCACGGGCCGAACACGCCCTGCCCGGCCATATCGCAGCACATGAGGTCGACAACTCCGGCCCGCTGAAGCAAACCGTGGCGCAGGCGGTGGCCGCGCTCTATCCCGAGAGGGCGGCGCGGTGA
- the phnL gene encoding phosphonate C-P lyase system protein PhnL, with product MIRVKNVSKSFTLHNQGAAVIPVMRGGELTVARGECVALTGASGAGKSTLMRMIYGNYLTASGRVMVGDLDVAQAAPREILELRRHVLGYVSQFLRVVPRVATLDVVAEPLRAVGSSEADARARAGELLAQLNIPQRLWQLSPTTFSGGEQQRVNIARGFAHPYPVLLLDEPTASLDATNRATVLTLIEEAKARGTAILGIFHDEAARDQICDREVDVTSFTPGLAA from the coding sequence ATGATACGCGTGAAAAATGTGAGCAAATCCTTCACCCTGCACAACCAAGGTGCGGCGGTGATCCCAGTGATGCGTGGCGGTGAATTGACCGTGGCACGCGGCGAATGCGTGGCGCTGACCGGGGCCTCGGGGGCCGGGAAATCAACGCTGATGCGGATGATCTATGGCAATTACCTGACCGCTTCGGGCCGGGTCATGGTGGGCGATCTAGATGTCGCCCAAGCCGCCCCGCGCGAGATACTGGAGTTGCGCCGCCATGTGCTGGGCTATGTCAGCCAGTTCCTGCGGGTGGTGCCTCGGGTGGCAACGCTCGACGTGGTGGCCGAACCGCTGCGCGCGGTGGGCAGCAGCGAAGCCGACGCACGGGCGCGGGCCGGAGAGTTGTTGGCGCAGCTCAACATCCCGCAGCGGCTTTGGCAGCTCAGCCCCACGACCTTCTCGGGCGGAGAGCAGCAGCGGGTGAACATCGCGCGCGGCTTTGCGCATCCCTACCCGGTCTTGCTGCTGGATGAACCAACGGCGAGCCTTGACGCCACCAACCGCGCCACGGTGCTGACATTGATTGAAGAGGCCAAGGCGCGCGGCACGGCGATCTTGGGCATCTTCCATGACGAAGCCGCCCGCGATCAAATCTGTGACCGCGAAGTGGATGTGACTAGCTTTACCCCCGGATTGGCCGCATGA